A genomic segment from Dasypus novemcinctus isolate mDasNov1 chromosome X, mDasNov1.1.hap2, whole genome shotgun sequence encodes:
- the LOC131277183 gene encoding zinc finger protein 449-like produces the protein MAMILGSAIQASLNQGSMLQQYDSDCEVFRQRFRQFQYKEAAGPREAFNKLWELCCQWLQPHIRSKEQMLELLVLEQFLRILPTEIETWARLYRPDKREKILALIEDLERELEIPKKQVPRPEMLLEEQEPMDTAHTRTTTELESPALQVMGCFQDSTLAAEKITQEGPQEQNYAAIGHDQAYLEPEHPGPNPERSFLVDLTEYLWEKDFQNSKGFGVEGENEENTTKQKILEDMYSFIFNLEGNSVHGPTSQEDQKELENQWEVCSEEPQVDFTKVYNYQNHFPGEQPESSYTEEPLNLVSHRENSPGEKSHQCSTCGNWFVEKSQHTEQGRIYSGEEPPKCPESGASFLFSSDLCSDYELDTGETPDEYTTYQK, from the exons ATGGCTATGATCCTAGGTTCTGCAATCCAGGCCTCCCTGAACCAGGGCTCCATGCTTCAACAGTATGATTCTGACTGTGAAGTCTTCCGTCAGCGCTTCAGGCAGTTCCAGTACAAAGAGGCGGCAGGGCCTCGTGAAGCTTTCAACAAACTCTGGGAGCTGTGCTGTCAATGGCTGCAGCCCCACATACGTTCTAAGGAACAAATGTTGGAGCTGCTGGTGCTGGAGCAATTCCTAAGAATTCTGCCCACTGAGATAGAGACCTGGGCAAGACTGTACAGAccagacaaaagagaaaaaatcttgGCATTGATAGAAGACTTAGAGAGAGAACTTGAGATACCAAAGAAGCAG GTTCCTAGGCCAGAAATGCTTTTGGAAGAGCAGGAACCAATGGACACAGCACACACACGAACTACCACTGAACTGGAGTCCCCTGCACTCCAGGTCATGGGGTGTTTCCAGGACAGCACACTGGCCGCGGAGAAGATTACACAGGAAGGGCCACAGGAGCAGAACTATGCTGCTATTGGGCACGATCAGGCCTACCTGGAGCCTG AACATCCGGGACCAAACCCTGAGAGGAGCTTCCTGGTGGACCTTACTGAATACTTGTGGGAGAAGGATTTCCAGAATTCCAAAG GTTTTGGTGTtgaaggagaaaatgaagaaaatactaCGAAGCAGAAAATACTAGAGGACATGTATTCGTTTATTTTTAACTTAGAGGGGAATTCTGTCCATGGCCCCACTTCACAAGAAGACCAGAAAGAGTTAGAAAATCAGTGGGAAGTGTGCTCAGAGGAGCCTCAGGTAGATTTCACAAAGGTGTACAATTATCAGAACCACTTTCCAGGAGAGCAGCCTGAGAGCTCCTACACGGAGGAACCTCTCAATCTTGTATCCCATAGGGAAAATAGTCCAGGGGAGAAATCTCACCAGTGTTCCACATGTGgaaattggtttgttgagaagtCACAACATACTGAACAGGGGAGAATTTATTCAGGAGAGGAACCTCCCAAGTGCCCTGAAAGTGGGGCAAGCTTCCTTTTTAGTTCTGACCTTTGTAGTGACTATGAACTTGATACTGGGGAGACACCTGATGAGTACACTACCTATCAAAAGTGA